Proteins encoded by one window of Rhodamnia argentea isolate NSW1041297 chromosome 6, ASM2092103v1, whole genome shotgun sequence:
- the LOC115734337 gene encoding UDP-glucosyltransferase 29-like → MRRGDLLYGPIPGLEGLPTTAPRFHAWDVMDVNMPDGKPWASVAASELNISAVVFLTMRAASCSFLTHPIHHTFDEYPFSALTLPESDNLRIAQLMNSSANGYKNKERFWECMERSSNIVLIKTFRVMEAKSLISEKEGGDCWASSSRTCQQGRRWTQDHGDRRQLSSAVLVSSGSEYFLSEEEREEIAYGLELSNVGFIWVLKFHGGGEVTVHEALSQGFLQRIGHRGLVVEGWAPQAKILGHPGIGEFVSHCGWSSTLEAILLGVPIIAMPMHLDQPLNAKLAVEIGAVMEVDRGSGGFRREEVARVIQQVMVEEKGQEAKRNAQELGERMREEQEEMDGAVEKLKQLIEV, encoded by the exons ATGCGTCGAGGCGACCTTCTCTACGGCCCGATCCCAGGATTGGAAGGGCTGCCAACTACGGCCCCTAGATTCCATGCTTGGGACGTGATGGATGTTAATATGCCCGACGGGAAA CCATGGGCCTCAGTTGCAGCTAGTGAGCTGAACATAAGTGCTGTGGTTTTCCTTACCATGAGGGCTGCCTCCTGTTCTTTCTTGACTCACCCCATTCATCACACCTTCGACGAATACCCCTTTTCGGCTCTGACTTTGCCCGAGTCTGACAACCTTAGAATCGCTCAGTTGATGAATTCCAGTGCCAATGGATACAAGAACAAGGAGAGGTTCTGGGAGTGCATGGAGAGGTCATCCAACATTGTCTTGATCAAAACATTTAGAGTCATGGAAGCCAAGTCTCTAATTAGTGAAAAGGAGGGTGGTGACTGTTGGGCCTCTTCTTCAAGAACCTGCCAACAAGGACGGCGATGGACCCAAGATCATGGGGACAGGAGGCAACTTTCTTCAGCTGTGTTAGTTTCTTCTGGGAGTGAGTACTTCCTTTctgaagaagagagggaggagatTGCTTATGGATTGGAGCTTAGCAATGTGGGCTTTATCTGGGTTCTCAAATTTCATGGTGGAGGAGAAGTTACAGTACATGAGGCTCTATCACAAGGATTTCTACAGAGGATTGGGCACAGAGGACTGGTTGTGGAAGGATGGGCCCCACAGGCCAAGATTTTGGGACATCCAGGCATTGGTGAGTTTGTGAGTCACTGTGGTTGGAGCTCAACACTTGAGGCAATTCTTCTTGGAGTGCCAATCATAGCCATGCCAATGCACCTTGATCAGCCTCTGAATGCAAAGCTTGCGGTGGAGATCGGTGCGGTCATGGAGGTGGACAGGGGAAGCGGAGGATTTAGAAGGGAGGAGGTGGCAAGAGTTATACAACAAGTGATGGTGGAGGAAAAAGGGCAGGAGGCCAAAAGAAATGCTCAAGAATTGGGTGAGAGAATGAGAGAGGAGCAAGAAGAGATGGATGGTGCGGTTGAGAAGCTGAAGCAGCTTATTGAAGTATAA